The Miscanthus floridulus cultivar M001 chromosome 6, ASM1932011v1, whole genome shotgun sequence genomic interval CTCTGGTTATAACTGTTTGAGAAAGATTTGGCTATATTTATCGATGTACAATTTAGCTGTTAGATACCGCTATTATTGTTTGCTATTGGCGGCTATTTGCTGTTTCAGGATATAGATCGCTATATGCCTTAGCCGGTGATTTAAAACATTAATATTTATACAAATTCACAAGCATACAAGGCATGATTGAAATACTTTTGATGACAGATCTAATGATGATCTTTTCACTTTACCTAAGTAAGTTTAAATAAATACAATCGAGCCAAAAGTCAATGGTTTCATGGGCTGCAGCTGTGCCTTTGGCTGCAATAAGATAAGTATGCACTTCATCCCAAAATAAACGTACATCTCGCTTCCCGAAAAATCAAATCatttaaagtttgaccaaatatatacaaaaatgtactatatttatgatatataataaGTATCTTTAGATTAAGCATGGCACTGACCCAATAAACTTATTTGAGATACAGATGTTAATACTATTTTTCATATCttgttaaaattttaaaaatttgaTTCCTTGAGAAACAAGATATGCGTTTATGTTTATTTTTAGATAGATGGAGGGAGTACTCTTTTATTGGGGCCACTACAAAGCAGCCGCGGTTGTAGCATACGATGGTGGAGCGAGTAGGCTGAATAGTGCCACAccttattaataaataaataaaacaaaaggaGTGTTGCAGAAACCTTTTGATTTTGCAGCTAATAATCATCTCCTTCAGCCCAGTCGCGCTAGCATTGTGAGAAGATCAAATGCGTTTGGGCCGCTTAGAATGGGGTTGGGCTGGGCCGCTGGGGACCGCAGAAGCGCCCAGCTTGAGAGCGGCAGGTCCCCAACCCCACTCGCAGCGCGATGTGTCACGGGCGCGCTCAGCTCCAGCCTCCAGGTCGCACTTCGCAGTGCGCGGCTGCCTCTACCCCCTGCGCCGCTGCGCGGCGTCGTGGTGAAGCCCCAGAACCTGAGCGCGGCACAGAGCTGGTACGCGCCGCACGGCACCATCCCATGTTTGAGCGGCCAGGCACGATCACATGAGGGTGGCAGAAGCCGGTGGCCAATGAGACCTCTCCTCCCATTTGACACGCGCTGCGCATCCGGCTTTACCGGTCCCGTCTTTCCACAGCGGTCAATTGGACGCAGCGGTAGCATGAAGAGATAGGCACACAGGGACTGCACGGATACCCAGGCACGCTGCTGCCTCTGCCGCGGTCGCAGGCGACCTCTGCGCGCCCCGGCGCAAGCGCACTGCCCTCGAAAGCGACCGTCCCATGCCGCCCCTCGTCCCCCAATACCCAGCCCTGCCCATCCGTCAATCCGCGCGCATCCGACGGTGGAGAGCGGCTCCGGCCCCGTGCCCGTGGAGAGAGCGCGGTGTAAACTGCGCCGCTCCCCTCCCTCCTCGCGGCTTTGAAGAAGCCAAGCCTTTCTCGGGTTCCCACCCACGCGCGCTCTCGCTTCGCCAACGCTGCGTCCACGGGCATGGACGCCGCTGCCCTCTTCCTCTctcgcctcctcctccccctcctcgtcgTCGCGGCCATCGCGGGCGCGGCGCCACTGGACCCGCAGCAGCTGCTGGCGCTGCGCGCGCTCGGCCTGGGAGCGCACCCGCGCGCCGACCCCTGCGGCGCGGGCGCCGTGGTGGGGGCCGTGAACGCTTCCTGCGACGCGGGGGCGCCGTTCCGGCGCGTCACGTCGCTCGCCCTCACAAACTGCTCCGACACCACCTCCGTCTCGGCCGCGGCGCTCGAGGCGCTCGCGCCGTCGCTCCGGGCGCTGGCATTCTCCGACTgcccggccgcgccgccgcgagcTCTGCCCCCGGAGCAGCTGGCGTCCGGGCTCCAGGCGTTCTCCTGCACCGCCTCGCTCCACCGCCTCTCCGCCGTGTGGCTCTCTCACCTCACCAATCTCACAGAGCTCACCGTCGCGGACACGCCCCTCGCCACGGGCTCCCCCACCgagctcgccgtcgtcgtctcCCACATGGAGCACCTCACCCGCCTCACCATCTCCAACGCCAACCTCTCTGGCTTCCTCCCGCACCACTGGCATTGCCCCAACCTCACTCACCTCGACCTGTCTGGCAACCGCATCACCGGCGCCATCCCAGATACCCTCACGCTCCTCGCCGGCATCACACACATCAACCTCAGCTCCAACGTTCTCAATGGGCCCATCCCCACCTCCATCGGCGATCTCATTTCACTCACCACCCTGGACCTGTCCAATAACACACTCTCCGGTGGCATCCCCGACACCCTCTCTACGCTGCCGGAGCTGGAGGTGCTCAATCTGGGCTCCAACAGGCTCAACGGCAGCATACCGCTGTTCCTGGCCGAGATGCGGGGGCTAAGGGAGCTCAACCTCGAGAACAACGACTTCGACGGCATGGTGCCGTTCACCGCCAAATTCCTGTCCAGGCTGCGTGTTTTCAGGGCCGCCGGGAACGGCAAGCTGTGCTACAACCGGTCCGTACTGTCCGCCGAGATCGCCGTGGGCGTGGCGCCGTGCGACAAGTACGGGTTCCCGGTGCTGCCGCCCCCGGCCACGGCGCGGTCGGAGCGAAGCGCGGactacgacgacggcggcggggaCGGAGAGGCGGAAACCGGCGCCGACACGAGGGGTGGACCCAGCGCAACGGTGCTCGGGGTGGCCATTGGGCTGTCCTGCCTGGCGTTCCTGGTCATCTTGCTCGTTTGCATCTGCAAGGTGTGCCGCTGATGCACGGCGCCGCCTCTGCCGCGTGCCATTTCTCCATGTCTTTTGCCGAGTTCGTTGGTCGGTTCTGCCCGATTCTGCTGTTGCCTATCGTGCCGTAAAAAATGTATGAAGTACTGATAGCTAGGATCAATTGACTCTTAATTTATTCACCTGTAATTTTTTGGCGCCGTTCTTCGCTCTTGGTCGCGTTTCAGCCTTCAAGAAGCAAAGGATAGCTGTATACAAAAGAGGGTTTATGTCTTTTATTTGGAGCATTTGGAGGAGCAGGTTATGGTTATGGCGAATGTTTTGGGTATGTATTCTTACAAAACATATGGTATGTCAAAATTCGCAAGAGCAAGATCGGCCATACATTTATGGGAACATGCATGAGAGCTAAAaccaataaaaaaacaaaaaaaaagttactTCTCATTTGAGTGTTCCAACACTCGATTTTTCTCtcttctcttcctctccctcttttCTCCATCTCCGTCGGGCCGAGAAAAAAATTTTGGGAGGCAGGCAAGCTAGGCGGTGGGGATGTGGGAGACGGAGGACGCTGCCGGAGCGAGTGGCGGAGGAGGCGGTCGAGCCAGGTTAGGGCGGGGACGCCCATAGCCATGACAGCGgcggggaggggaagaaggagatCATCATGGGCGCAGTAGAGTCTCGTCGGAGCTCCGCGGCCGTGGAGCTTTGGCGAGACACTACCGCGTCGCAGTAGGGCGACGGACGGCGGCAGCAcgtcgggaggaggaagaagggtgaAGAAAAGAAATCGAGTGTTCTGGCCCCCAAAACACTCCAGTGATGCATAGACCGATTCTAAGAAAACCGACaactttgacaaaaaaaaaagacaataAAGCCTTTTAGTagctgacgagatcctaacataggggtatgttaagcctcgggatcaaGGGATTTCGTCCGAGAGACCCCACGACCGACCCTTCTaggatcgcccaggggctcggggctgtacccatcgggtatgctcGCACGTACCCTTCGGTAAAGGAATCGGGCCGGGCCCGAATATGCCCGCCGCCTCTGCTCGAGACTCGAGGGCTCGCCTAAACCTCAGGCTCTCGATCGACGGGAGTCTGGACCCAAACCTTCGCTCCATCCCGGTCTTCGGCGCTAGCCAAGGCCCGGGCTCGAGACACGAGCCCCGAGCCAccaaggctcgagggctcccCAGCGCTACCCCGCTGGCATGGCTCTGTCAACCGCTCCTCCGACAGCGTCACGCACAAGCGTGATGCAAGAAGACAAAACTCCTCCGCGGGGTTCAGGGACTCCCGGGCCTGCGCGTCATGCCCTCAAGTTAGccgccttcgccaccaagaagcctCCAGAAGGTGCACCTGGTGGAGGCCGGCCCAAGACGACACAGCCTGACACTTAGTGTGTCAGAACAGAGCATCTGGACGACGTCTagagcttcttcggctccacgatATCGCCACGGTCCACACGACACTGCTGTAAGACCCTCCTGGACTctagcgcatgtagaccataggctcaactcccccaaaccaccatgtaacTGACCTACCTTGATATATAAGGGGAGGTTGCATTCTAAGAGGGGGGGATGATCAGACGATTCCCATAAACAGATCATTCGGGTCCGTACCGTTCTGCTCACACTGCACTGAGAGcagagcaacccagagaggggcaccgagagctcctccaccgcttccatcgtcttcctcctctccgacgagggggaAGGCCTCACCGGCGGTGTGGCTTCCTAGGATCAGCGCCAAGtgatcccctaccaaatctctctcttacactctgttgtaaccccccctagattttgggtgctctagagtataaggatcatcggctgctagacgtagggcctcgatagccgaaccaggataaaccgttgcgtcccctctgtgattcttgtgttcttaagtccacccgagccaccagagacaCGCACTCTGACACCcgatgaacaacaatgcttgccgtggTTTTAACCCCGCGACAGTAGGGTTTATCGTTCGAGCAGAAACTTGTGAAGCCATCTGAACTAGCTACGTTGGCTTCTCCCGAGGATGAATCTACAACAACAATCACTTCAATAGTGACCCAATCAGTCAGATATAACTGTAAAtagtcttttgttttttgatataACTATAAATAGTCACATAACAATATCattagccatcaagaagcaacccGGAATAATCCTACCCTCTGCTATATATGGCAGGGTAGGAAGTTTCTAGTGACCATGGTTATACACTCTCTATGAACAAACTCACATCTCATCCCCCTACTCAACATTTCATTGAGGATTCGGTGCACGAGCAATGCAGACACTTTTCATTCACTAGACGTAGAACATTTTGTCTAAACCAATATAAACTCTTGTGCCCTATAGGCTACCATCTGATTCATCGTGCGTGACACCAAAAGCACTCATCGATGGTATGAAACACCGACATACCCTATGATTCTTCTTGTGTTAGCTATGGTTTTCGAAAAGTAGGTTAGATCATGGATAATGGAAATTTGTAATCTAAAAGTTAAAAGAAATATGCCCTATCTAGATTCTAGGTGTTTGATCATTGTTTCTAGGATGCATTTAAGGCAACAATGATCAAACTGTAAAATTTTGCGGGACAATGGATCGTTGGACTGTGGAATCTAGACAAGTTGGATtattgttttgattttttttaaaaagaatggTAAGAGCACCACTAAAAGGTTGCTGGGTACGTTTAGTTTTTCACCTAAACATGCCATGTATTAGCCAAGGCAAATTGCCAAAGAGCGCCTAActcaaacggttaggtgacccagcggcactcctcaggtcctagattcgactccccgtgggaacgaatttcaggctgaggttaaaaaaatcccctcgtccgtCCCCATAGCCAaagcacgggggggggggggggggcaccggCCCAATTCTCACTTGGGCGACGGAAAACCACCGTGTAAGGGTGGAGGAGGGGGTTCGGGGTTTTCTCGGCCGGGTGAGAAGGTCCTTCTTATTTGTAATGTTACGGTGGCAGTCTTAACCCCCCTGGTCGAGTTTTTTTTAGCCAAGGCAAATTTTTACACcaaattggtggctatggttgtgGCCAACTTTTTTTGGAACTAAAAAAAATTCCGGCCAACTTTAGCCACTAAAATGAACTAAAATAGGCAAATGGCAGGGATGTGGAACCAAAATTTAGAACCCAACCAAATTAAGGCTAATTTTAATTAAAATAACTAAGATTTGGTCTGACATTCTTTGACACGCATGAGTAAACAACCAAACACAACATAAATCTACTCCCCAAAGTGGTTTTTGGCCAAAAAACACAGATAAAAACACAGTCCTCCAAAACATGAAGAGATGATGTTGCTATTTATGCGCGTGTGGAAAAATGCCCTCGCATTCCTCAAATTTTCAGATGTGGAGTGCCTTTCCAATCCTCGCTTGGCAACTGGTTTTTCCTTGCCTGGGTTTGCATATCTGGTGGGTGCCTATTGCTAGATCGGCAATGGTTAGTCACACGAAGAAAACCCGGGGAAAATCAACCATGAAACAAAGATGATACTACGATAAAATCAACAATAAGGTGGCcataatttcttttttttttcaaaaccttATTTTTGAAATTGTTAAAACCATCTTTTTTTCAATTAGTAGTGATTGAGACCATTCTATATCATACAATTGGTGAGTTGTATAAAAACTCAAACCTGTGGGGGCATTGCATGAAGAAGACCTTCTTACATAGGTCCCCTAAACCCCTTTTCCACCTATACACAATGACAGCCTAAACCATATGAGAACGATCATGATCGGTACCGGATCTTAGACATGTGCTTTAGTATGCGACAGATAAGGAGATTTTTTTTAACCCAACCTAAAAGTTCACTCTCACGTCGTGTTATACCATACTTGCATTTTTGTGATATGTTAACGTTGAAAAGAAATGATACAAGCATGGGGGTTGAAAAGTAATGATACAAGCATGGGGATAGCATAAAGGGAGTAAGCATAGATCAATTGGTTTTGATGGGAAATATGGCTGTACATCAAAGTTACCAAGTTTGAGTCCTCTTTACTTGAGTTCATTTGTATTTTAATGACATGCCAACGTTGAAAAACATGATACAAACATATGTGTTTTTAAAACGTTTCTTGAGAAACTATACCAATTACCAAATAGCCAAGGAGAGCAACTTCATGCATGAAACACAAAGGAGTTTTATGTTTTCATTTCTCTCATCTAATAAAAATCCGGCAACCCTTttgaaaaagaaacaaaaaaggaGCTGAAACAATTTTTGTATTGCACGTAGGAGCtgaaaaaaaaagtggcttctctcgTGCCTCCTCTATCCCTCTAAGCATGAAAAGTCCTAAAATTACTATATTTTTACTGATAAgctattttattaaattaaatatttttttcaaaaagttTTAGCCCTATCAGAGAAGAAGTTTCTCCCTTGAGAGGAGCTAGTGTGTACCCAACAGTCTTCGTAGTAGGCCACTGTAACTCGCTGGAAAACATACTACCGCTGAATCAAGCTGAGAGCTGGGAACTGGAACATGCTATTCTCGTGATTCAATGTACGACGTTCAAGGATTTGTTACATTACATCTGACTGTGATTAGAGCTGCACTGATGTCTGAGCTCTGAACCTATGCaatatcagcctgttcggcaggccgtaaacgattgtggattattcactgctgactgatttggtgtgagagaaaaatactatttcaacttATAATCCACTATCGTATGCTCTTGGGACCTCTGCCTCCAGAACACTGTACCCTTACTGCGTCCCAGTAGATGTTACTGACCCTGTCGAGCTCGCCCGCCATGCTGCAAGGAACTGAAGAAGGAAGTACGAACACAGTTCGGCGTACTTGTTGGAATCACGGCATGATTGCTTCATCCTCACGAACTCGACTGAAGAATTCATGCTCCCACCTGGCATTTGATCGCTGCGTGTCGCAGAGGGTGGCCGTTTGGTGGGTGTGTCGAGAGTACTAGCGAGCAATGAAAGGCAGAGCAGCCAGGGAGCACGCATCGGTTTGGTAGTTTTCAGTTTTCACTCGCCCAAAGATCGTTTCCTGCCTCTTTCTTGTTGGACTCTTGCGAGCTGGACGCAGCCACAGCCAGCGTCTATATATCTATCCGATTTCTATTTATTTTTAGCCTTCAGGGCTACGTTTTTGACGACTGCGTCGCCGTGGAAAGTGCGGGTCCCTCTCGTCGCCTTCAGGGCTACGTTTTTTTACAGCTGCTGCGGCATTGGCCGCTTTTTGAGTTGTGGCTTGCGAGTGCCACTTGCGGCAAGCGTGAATCCTtcgcctgttcgcttggctggcTGAGAGTACTTCTGGTTGATTCAtcgtgagaggaaaatactatttgTTTGttgaaaaagtacggattataagccaaacaaacatGGCGTTTGTATGGCACTGCTTAGTCGAGCTCTCGAGTCTTGAGATACGCTGAAGTCAGTTTCTGCAGCTTGCGTATCCTATACTTGTTTTATGTACAGCAGGGGGTATGATGATACATTCATTCAGCCTATACATTTCCTGTGCTGTAACTGTAGTAACTCTTTTAAGTGGGCACGCACGCAGACGCAGCAGATCGCCGTGAGCGTGAGTCGCCCACTTTGGTGGTGTCGATTTGCCGCCGGAATGATCACCGCCCTAATAGACATTCATGATGGCATGAGCATCATATGAAGGACTGATTGATTCCGCAACTCGTGGTTCATGACCCTACCCTACTACATTTATGCGAGGCCCACTGGCCCACTGGCCCACGGTGGCACGGCACGGTGCAGCGCCACCGCAAATTAATATACTAGGAGCCATCACTGCATGCTTATTTCACTAGAGGCCTCAAGCACTAGATGAACCACACACGCATGCTTATTTCACTAGAGGCCTCAAGCACTTGTGATTTTGGCTTTTAATATACTAGGAGCCATCACTGCAGTCCGCTAGGCATCATTCAGAGTCTCGGCCCTGTACGCTTCTCTTACAATCCGTctttttcaacttatttttttagttgaaacaatatttttctttcacaacaaatcagccagaacagtgtttcagtttgttttttcagctaaGCGAACAAGCTAGAGGTGGTGTTCTTGTCTCAAATGCGGTTCGTGACAATCAGGTGGTAGTGGTTTCATGGTGCTGCTAAGGGAAGGAAGCGTGCCCGCATTAGCCGCCATCACTGCTGCCTTTCGTCAAAAGAATGCAGAAAATAGGGTAGATCTGATCCTTGTGGCTATGGCGCTGAAAATGTACCCTGGGCTCCGAAAGCTGGTGTTGAAAAAGTTCGTGCTACTGGAAGATGACAGACAGCTTGGgcagcctgtttgtttggctgtggcttatcgtaaacgatcataaatttttagccggaatagtatttttctctcacacaaaccagctagcagcatttcttcacaaaccagccaacgatatgaaccagccaacagAACATAATGTTGAGCTCTTGGTACCCTAGAGGACTAAAGACGTGTACATTAATCATGCTCTTCGCGAGGAAATGTCATCTCATTTCCACAGCAGGCCAGCGCATAAAATTCAGTTGCGTTTGCGTACCCATAATCATCATCACTCTTGCGGTCATGCTAAACACAACTGCAGTTTCAAGCTCCACTGATGTAAATGATCCCGCCTTTTGGTAGTCAAGTGTATCTCAGTTCCTTTTCCCCACGTTCCTATGATTTACACACGCTTAAACAGTGCCTTCTCACAATTGAGGCGAGTTTAACACTTTAGCACcaaaacttttcataatacaGACGACAGCAATCAACACTTGGATGCAAAATAGAACTAACCTACACCACCCGTCCAGATCATGGTGCAAAAGCCCACATGCGAGATAGACAGAGGAAACCCGCATCAGGCAACCCACGTTTGCAACACCAGAAACACATCGACCGCGGCACGACACCAGCTTACCGATGGTGAATCAGCAGATGACTGTGTTGCAGTTGTTGGTGTTGACGATCTCGGTTCCTCCGACGAATGGGTCGATCTTGACCCAGAGGAGGGAGAAGACGGAGGCGAGGAGGACGGACCAGAGCACCACGATGGTGGGCGTGCGGTTCTGGCGGCCCATGAGACCCTTGAGGAACGGGTACAGGTGCATGATCACCCACATGGCGAAGAACACCTTGCCAAAGAGCGGGCCCCAGGACTCGTAGCCGCTGTTGAGCGCGGCCGAGAAGCCAGCCACCACGCCCACCAGGTTGAGCACCAGGATGCTGGTGGGCGGGATCAGCACCGTCGTCCACTTGAACACGTACAGCTCCCCGAAGTCGGCGTCGTCCGTGGCCTTGGCCGTGACCGTGAAGTTGGTGTCCAGCCCGGCAATCATCTTGAGAATACCCTGGAACACGGCGAACAGGTGGGCGGACACGCCTCCGATGACCCAGAACTGCTCGTTGCGCCACCAGTCCTCAATCCCGATGCCACTCCACCGCAGCTCCAACACGCTCGTCAAGATGATGGACATGAAGAGGCCAAGAAACCATATCGTTGCAGCGTTGGACAGCTGAAAGAAAGAACGGCAAATGAGCATTGTGGCCATATGAATTACGGTGCCAGGTGTACGTGCTGAGAGCAACTTACCGTAGGAATAATAAACTTTCCTGTGAGCAGGCAAATGGCAGGCAGGCAACAGTAGGCAACGAGAGGAAGAGAAGTGAACGGGTACACGATGGTGTTGATGTAGGACAGCCTCTGGAGCCATTTCAGACGGCCGCCACCGTAACCGTACCACAGCGGGCAGTGCCGACTGAGGAAGATCTCGACAGAACCAAGAGCCCACCGGAGAACCTGGTGAAGACGATCGGAAAGATTGATAGGGGCTGATCCCTTGAATGCAGGTCTCACCGGCATGCAGTAGATGGATCTCCAGCCACGGCAGTGCATCTTAAACCCAGTCAGAATATCCTCTGTAACTGAACCATAGATCCAGCCAATctgaaagaaattaaaaaaaaaacgaaACAAGAAGTCAGGCCTCACGAACAGGGCAAAAGGATCTGACATCATCAAGGCATGTATCTGACGTTATAGGTAGATAACAAAAGACAAGAATGCACACCTCTTTTCCCCATTCAGTTTTCTCTTCATATCCGCAGCTAATGACATGAATGGCTTCTTTAATTAGGGTAGATGGGTTTGCAGATTCAGGGACGCCCCCATTCTCCATCAGAGTTGATTCAATAAAGACTGAGGACAGCCCAAAAGATTTCTCGAAGCTCATCTGAGAGATCAGCATGGACCTCTCATACTCATCGTAGTCTGCAAAAACAACCATAGTGTAATGAACATGCTATTTTTCTTTCAGGTTAGAACTTCTGACAGACCAGATTCACGCACTTACTGTCAATTTCGCGAAGGTTAAAAATGGCAGACTCAAGGTCTTCTCGCCGAGAGTCTCTGTTGATTTCCCTCTCACTTCTTTCAACCTTT includes:
- the LOC136458996 gene encoding receptor-like protein 51 — translated: MDAAALFLSRLLLPLLVVAAIAGAAPLDPQQLLALRALGLGAHPRADPCGAGAVVGAVNASCDAGAPFRRVTSLALTNCSDTTSVSAAALEALAPSLRALAFSDCPAAPPRALPPEQLASGLQAFSCTASLHRLSAVWLSHLTNLTELTVADTPLATGSPTELAVVVSHMEHLTRLTISNANLSGFLPHHWHCPNLTHLDLSGNRITGAIPDTLTLLAGITHINLSSNVLNGPIPTSIGDLISLTTLDLSNNTLSGGIPDTLSTLPELEVLNLGSNRLNGSIPLFLAEMRGLRELNLENNDFDGMVPFTAKFLSRLRVFRAAGNGKLCYNRSVLSAEIAVGVAPCDKYGFPVLPPPATARSERSADYDDGGGDGEAETGADTRGGPSATVLGVAIGLSCLAFLVILLVCICKVCR